Genomic window (Phragmites australis chromosome 5, lpPhrAust1.1, whole genome shotgun sequence):
CATTCTTTGTTCTCTTAGCTTACATTTAAGCTCCAATTTTTGTTATTTGATTTGGTGCCCAAACTAAATAAGTTTTCATGTTTTAAAAAAGATGAACGTTTTCACTAGATTTCCCCATTATACAAATCTTGAATATGCCATGTAATAAAGAAAATGAACCAGCACCtcagaaataaaaatagagaacaGTACAGGTGTCTAATGATGGTTATTTTAACACTTGACAATGCAAGGTATCAGAGCTAGATGCACAACTAGTTAAGATACCTTCAAAGCCATGAAAGCATCCTCCATGGCACGTCGTTTAACAACCAAGTTAGCTCGTCGCAGATCTGCCTGGTTGCACATTAATAATGCATTAGATTAGCATGAATTCAACAGCAATATACAAACAGCATGCTGACAATTGGTAAAACAAGATGGCTACTCCTGTAATATAAAACTGATGCTTGCAATTTTCTGTCACAGTAAGAATGGTAACTATTGCTTGGATCTTCAAATTATTCTAACAAACTGAAGTAAAATAAGATGAACCAGAATACACCTCTAAAGCACCATCACTCCAATGTTGGTCTGCAGCTTTCTTCAAGTCCGACTCAGCTCGTTCCTTTAATGCCTGAATAGTTACACAGAGGTCATAGGTTACATACATAAAGGCATATGAATAATTCAGTATCTTACAAATACATTAAATACATACTCTAGCAAAATCGTTAAGGCAGGCTGCCCTCTCCTTCACACTGTGGTCAATCTTTTGAGTATCCTTCCTTGCACGAGCTTTAAGGCAAGATaaatttagaagaaaaattagaTGATAATACAAATATATCAAGAGTTTATTATGCAAAAAAGGAGAGCATGTACCATCAAGCTTGAGAAACCCCAAGCCTAAAACAGCAACATCCTGACACGCCCGTTTGTTCAGCCTTGTTATGCCACTACGATTCATAGTAATCAGAGACAAGAATAAAAATACAAAAGTGTAAGCAATATTTTGCTTTTATCACGGAGTAAAATTTATTAGGAGAAATATGAATATGGTTCTAATTTAGTGTGCAAGAGTACCGTGAAAGCAATAGAATGTCACTTTGAGCCCTTTCATTTACAAACTTTGCATCATTGTAAACAAATTTGCAGGCATCGGCCAACCCTTGACTAGCATAGGCTGACTTCTTCTTCGATGCAACTTGGTCATCTGGAAATTGAGAACTTCCCCTTGAATGTTGTTCGAAATCCCTGCAACAAACACACTAGAAGATAAAAATTCGAAATCATTGGTGGATAGATATCGAGTTCAAAACAAACATCACTTCAGCTTCTGTTGAAAGAAAGTAGATATGTAAGAAAAAAACAATATATACAAcatgaaaagagagagaataaaTCTTGAGCTTACTAGGATGAATATTTGAAGTTAAAACAAGATTTCTTGAAGCATCTGAGATCAGGTTATGTATTTACTTTGATAAATTTTGGCATGACTTTACTATAAACAAGTGCAAAAAACTCCAGCTAAAATACAAACCAAGATGCATATAACAGACATAGCTAGAATACAAACCTAGATGCATATAACAGTGAATAATGAATAGATGGCCATTATGCGAAGTATGTACCCAAATATTCAATTCCTTGGTATTTGGTAAATGTAAACTTGACTTCAACAAAAGAAAACTCAATTTACATGATGCGCAAGGCAATTACCATTTATATGGATCCAGTATGCAATATTATAGCTTTTTTACCAATTAATGTACCAGTTTTCACAAATAAATGTTCCAAGGCCAAGGGATAACCAACAAATCTCAATAACATATTTAACAGAAAGCTATAAGATATGCCGAACTTGATGACTGTAGTAAGTACTAACATAGGAAGATTCTGAAGAACTAATCATTTTGGAAAAAATACACAGATTCTGAAAGGAATACACAGATTCTGAAGAACTAATCATATGGGGAAAAATATCACACGCCAGTAGATGGAGTTAAATGTTACCTGTAAGGATTGGTGCAATCTTCTGAAATTTTGCTATCTTTAGTTTCGCTGCTATTATGAGAACCATAAGAATGACACCGAACATTGCAGCCTTGTCGAACCAGGGAACAATTGGACTTCCCGTTGGTTTGCCAATGCCTATCATTTGGACAGAGCCTGAAGACTAA
Coding sequences:
- the LOC133918870 gene encoding senescence-associated protein OSA15, chloroplastic isoform X4, which encodes MASNMYGTVAACRVCYSDQYGMPQKLKGLGLTFLNCVPQKLEVRRWINGYHLVFRLCPNDRHWQTNGKSNCSLVRQGCNVRCHSYGSHNSSETKDSKISEDCTNPYRDFEQHSRGSSQFPDDQVASKKKSAYASQGLADACKFVYNDAKFVNERAQSDILLLSRGITRLNKRACQDVAVLGLGFLKLDARARKDTQKIDHSVKERAACLNDFARALKERAESDLKKAADQHWSDGALEADLRRANLVVKRRAMEDAFMALKFVRDIHDMMVNRLYEQLPKDGSSRTNSIRFITLERNGKTLELFPGEVSADQINAIEEAYWSMASAFSEADGIDYTDPEELELLVATLIDLDAMDGKRSVSLISECSSSPDVNTRDWLKIPIML
- the LOC133918870 gene encoding senescence-associated protein OSA15, chloroplastic isoform X3, whose translation is MASNMYGTVAACRVCYSDQYGMPQKLKGLGLTFLNCVPQKLEVRRWINGYHLVFRLCPNDRHWQTNGKSNCSLVRQGCNVRCHSYGSHNSSETKDSKISEDCTNPYRDFEQHSRGSSQFPDDQVASKKKSAYASQGLADACKFVYNDAKFVNERAQSDILLLSRGITRLNKRACQDVAVLGLGFLKLDARARKDTQKIDHSVKERAACLNDFARALKERAESDLKKAADQHWSDGALEADLRRANLVVKRRAMEDAFMALKEAYWSMASAFSEADGIDYTDPEELELLVATLIDLDAMDGKRSVSLISECSSSPDVNTRKALANALATAPSMWTLGNAGMGALQRLAQDSNYAVARAASRAIDELKKQWELEEGDSLRFVMNQNLAAEKTDDDNSGADDTT